One part of the Streptobacillus canis genome encodes these proteins:
- a CDS encoding HAD family hydrolase: MSIKLCIFDMDGLIFDTEKEYINQAIIFVEKHNINITEEQMHSVIGTSNESCVKFYKSHFPNLDFHFIFKCIEEEIMRLSDLKKIGVKKGVRELLNYLVKENIAIALASSSPRHKILKLLKNENLDDYFEYIISGEEVKESKPNPEIFTKVINHFKYDPKECIILEDSYNGIRAAAAAKANPIMIPDLLMPTDETNELCFKTLNNLVEVIGVIEEIKNGEHNII; encoded by the coding sequence ATGTCTATAAAATTATGTATATTTGACATGGATGGTTTAATTTTTGATACTGAAAAAGAATATATAAATCAAGCAATTATTTTTGTTGAAAAACATAATATTAATATTACAGAAGAACAAATGCACAGCGTTATAGGGACAAGTAATGAGAGTTGTGTAAAATTTTATAAATCTCATTTTCCAAATTTAGATTTTCATTTTATTTTTAAATGTATAGAAGAAGAAATAATGAGATTAAGTGATTTAAAAAAAATAGGGGTTAAAAAAGGTGTTAGAGAGTTATTAAATTATTTAGTAAAAGAAAACATTGCAATAGCTCTTGCATCATCATCACCTAGACATAAAATATTAAAGTTACTTAAAAATGAGAATTTAGATGACTATTTTGAATATATTATATCTGGTGAAGAAGTAAAAGAAAGTAAACCTAATCCAGAAATATTTACTAAAGTTATTAATCATTTTAAATACGATCCAAAAGAATGTATTATTCTTGAAGATTCTTATAATGGTATTAGAGCTGCGGCTGCAGCAAAAGCTAATCCTATAATGATTCCTGATTTATTAATGCCAACAGATGAAACAAATGAATTATGTTTTAAAACGCTTAATAATTTGGTTGAAGTTATAGGTGTGATAGAGGAGATTAAAAATGGAGAACATAACATTATATAG
- a CDS encoding pseudouridine synthase, whose product MRLDKFLANSGIGTRKEVKDIIKFKRIKVNDIVAKTTDMRIDEINDLIKFDDKIISYTKFRYVMLNKPKGFISATEDTKQKTVLDLITDFKTYKLFPVGRLDIDTEGLLLLTNDGNLAHNLLSPKKHVDKKYYVELLKPISKSEIENIEQGIDIGEDIITKPSKIDVIDDMKVYITITEGKFHQVKRMFKAVNNEVIYLKRVSMGSLKLDETLRLGEYRELTDEELRGLL is encoded by the coding sequence ATGAGACTAGATAAATTTTTAGCTAATAGTGGAATAGGGACACGTAAAGAAGTAAAAGACATAATTAAATTTAAAAGAATAAAAGTTAACGATATAGTTGCAAAAACAACAGATATGAGAATTGATGAAATAAATGATCTTATTAAATTTGATGATAAAATAATTTCATATACAAAATTTAGATATGTCATGTTAAATAAACCAAAAGGATTTATTAGTGCAACTGAAGATACTAAACAGAAAACAGTTTTAGATTTAATTACAGATTTTAAAACATATAAATTATTTCCAGTTGGAAGACTTGATATTGATACTGAAGGATTATTACTTTTAACGAATGATGGTAATCTAGCGCATAATTTATTATCACCTAAGAAACATGTAGATAAAAAATATTATGTAGAATTACTTAAACCTATTTCAAAATCTGAAATAGAAAATATTGAGCAAGGTATTGATATTGGAGAAGATATAATAACTAAACCTTCAAAAATAGATGTGATTGATGATATGAAAGTTTATATTACAATTACAGAAGGAAAATTCCATCAAGTAAAACGTATGTTTAAAGCAGTAAATAATGAAGTAATTTATCTTAAAAGGGTATCTATGGGTTCTTTAAAATTAGATGAAACTTTAAGACTAGGGGAATACCGTGAATTAACAGATGAAGAACTGAGAGGTTTATTATGA
- the dnaX gene encoding DNA polymerase III subunit gamma/tau: MENITLYRKYRPQNFSQLYGQEHIVRAIKNSLDNDKLSHAYLFNGPRGVGKTTIARLIAKGANCLNGITSTPCDNCENCQEITKGIAVDIIEIDAASNRGIDEIRDLKESTGYLPVKCRKKVYIIDEVHMLTKEAFNALLKILEEPPKHIIFILATTEIEKIPDTVKSRCQRYDFKTISEKDIIEMLTQVAQKENINIDTESLELIYSKSEGSARDSFSIFEQVASNYYNEDKITVELTEKALGVVSKIFHQNFTKLLLNNKKEELIIFIDKLWFEGIQIDQFLRDFCKYLKIQDIELDKKINIISNILEILVKYKNEEDKRLLAYIIINKILSTSRQTITQIPQTQNISIEFSQEKWDIFIKYLNELGRQRYYNLVKDTKISAQNNNITILNDKSSYYFRYLNNEKTIEFLETELENRFGFKYNVLIGGSVENDGEFDEEIKNKIISIFNAIEK; the protein is encoded by the coding sequence ATGGAGAACATAACATTATATAGAAAATATAGACCTCAAAATTTTTCTCAATTATATGGACAAGAACATATAGTAAGAGCAATAAAAAATAGTTTAGACAATGATAAATTATCGCATGCATATTTATTTAATGGACCTCGTGGAGTTGGAAAAACTACAATTGCAAGACTTATAGCAAAAGGAGCTAATTGTTTAAATGGCATTACTTCAACACCATGTGATAATTGTGAAAATTGTCAGGAAATTACTAAAGGTATTGCTGTAGATATAATAGAAATAGATGCTGCATCTAATAGAGGTATTGATGAAATTCGTGATTTAAAGGAAAGTACTGGTTATTTACCTGTTAAATGTAGAAAAAAAGTATATATTATCGATGAAGTTCATATGTTAACAAAAGAAGCATTTAATGCACTTCTTAAAATATTAGAAGAACCACCAAAACATATTATTTTTATATTAGCTACAACAGAAATAGAAAAAATACCAGATACTGTCAAATCTCGTTGTCAAAGATATGATTTTAAAACAATTAGTGAAAAAGATATAATTGAAATGTTAACACAAGTCGCTCAAAAAGAAAATATTAATATTGATACAGAAAGTTTAGAACTTATTTATTCTAAATCAGAAGGTTCAGCAAGAGATTCATTTTCTATTTTTGAACAAGTAGCTTCAAATTATTACAATGAAGATAAAATAACTGTTGAATTAACAGAAAAAGCACTTGGTGTAGTCTCAAAAATATTTCATCAAAATTTCACAAAATTATTATTAAATAATAAAAAGGAAGAGCTAATAATATTTATTGATAAATTATGGTTTGAAGGAATTCAAATTGATCAATTTTTAAGAGACTTTTGTAAATATTTAAAAATACAAGATATTGAATTGGATAAAAAAATAAATATTATATCAAACATACTTGAAATTTTAGTAAAATATAAGAATGAAGAAGATAAAAGATTGCTTGCATATATAATAATAAACAAAATTTTATCTACATCTAGACAAACAATAACACAAATACCACAAACACAGAATATAAGTATTGAGTTTTCTCAAGAAAAATGGGATATATTTATTAAATATTTAAATGAATTAGGTAGACAAAGATATTATAATTTAGTCAAAGATACTAAGATTTCAGCACAAAATAATAATATTACTATATTAAATGATAAATCAAGTTATTATTTTCGTTATTTAAACAATGAAAAAACTATTGAATTTTTAGAAACTGAATTAGAAAATAGATTTGGATTTAAATACAATGTTTTAATTGGTGGATCAGTTGAAAATGATGGAGAATTTGATGAAGAGATAAAAAATAAGATTATTTCAATATTTAATGCAATTGAAAAATAA
- a CDS encoding Rossmann-fold NAD(P)-binding domain-containing protein, protein MKKIAYVGNKTNFEIYQIIHNRIKEVKNLNSEIYHVENIIQKYQEYIDEFDAVFFEDNLNPNSKYDFFYKNDEILVKESLKKIAFTELLKYSNFKVDKSNVLILETNEYFKTIYEVLKENNAERIHIASIKQNNNIKLDKGDYFKNFLDIERLSNLDLIINLTDVGSIYCIEESPLKKDTSITAKYALDLVKIPFESTFLKQFKFKNSNLIMAIDLCIIEMLQLLLILFGRKDIYYIEIIKQLHVFVDRKINPRIKTDVEEINTSKEFLKLLKGNMK, encoded by the coding sequence ATGAAAAAAATAGCTTACGTAGGCAATAAAACTAATTTTGAAATATATCAAATAATTCATAATAGAATTAAAGAAGTAAAAAATTTAAACTCTGAAATATATCATGTAGAAAACATTATACAAAAATATCAAGAATATATTGATGAATTTGATGCAGTTTTTTTTGAAGATAATTTAAATCCTAATAGTAAATATGATTTTTTCTATAAAAATGATGAAATATTAGTAAAGGAGTCTTTAAAGAAAATTGCTTTTACAGAACTTTTAAAATATTCAAATTTTAAAGTGGATAAATCTAATGTTTTGATTTTAGAGACAAATGAATATTTTAAAACAATTTATGAAGTATTAAAAGAAAATAATGCTGAAAGAATACATATAGCTTCAATAAAACAAAATAATAATATAAAGCTAGATAAGGGTGATTATTTTAAAAATTTTTTAGATATTGAAAGATTATCAAATTTAGACTTAATAATAAATTTAACAGATGTTGGAAGTATTTATTGTATAGAAGAAAGTCCTTTAAAAAAAGACACTAGCATTACTGCAAAATATGCGTTAGATCTAGTAAAGATTCCTTTTGAGAGTACATTTTTAAAGCAATTTAAATTTAAAAATTCAAACTTAATTATGGCAATAGATTTATGCATTATTGAAATGCTACAACTATTACTTATTCTTTTTGGAAGAAAAGATATTTATTATATTGAAATAATAAAACAACTACATGTATTTGTAGACAGAAAAATTAATCCAAGAATAAAAACTGATGTTGAAGAAATAAATACTTCAAAAGAATTTTTAAAACTATTGAAAGGAAATATGAAATAA
- the rplI gene encoding 50S ribosomal protein L9 yields MKVKVILKENIKGVGKKDEIIEVKDGYANNFLFAQNKAVPATPENINKLESQKNRISKNIEKEIKHANEVKEILEKNTITLKVKVGKDGKVFGSLGAKEIEEAVKEQLKVEIDKKKMGNDARLKSIGLHNVEVKLYAEIKAILKVNVISL; encoded by the coding sequence ATGAAAGTAAAAGTAATTTTAAAAGAAAATATTAAAGGTGTAGGAAAAAAAGATGAAATAATAGAAGTAAAAGACGGATATGCAAATAACTTTTTATTTGCACAAAATAAAGCGGTACCAGCTACACCTGAAAATATAAATAAATTAGAGAGTCAAAAAAATAGAATTTCTAAAAACATTGAAAAAGAAATAAAACATGCTAATGAAGTAAAAGAAATTCTAGAAAAAAATACTATTACTTTAAAAGTAAAAGTAGGAAAAGATGGTAAAGTTTTTGGTTCTTTAGGTGCTAAAGAAATAGAAGAGGCAGTAAAAGAACAATTAAAAGTGGAAATTGATAAAAAGAAAATGGGTAATGATGCTAGATTAAAATCTATAGGTTTACATAACGTTGAAGTAAAACTTTATGCTGAAATAAAAGCTATTTTAAAAGTAAATGTAATAAGTCTATAA